One genomic segment of Thalassospiraceae bacterium LMO-SO8 includes these proteins:
- a CDS encoding phytanoyl-CoA dioxygenase family protein, giving the protein MRLTEEELKRFDEDGYLFFPGKFTPEEAACLKAEAEAVYALDREEVWRESNGVARTAFAAHKYNEAFRRLGAHPRMIEPVTQVLDGPVYMHQYKVNAKAAFDGAVWQWHQDYGTWKRDDDMPEPRAMNIAVFLDDVTAANGPLLFIPGSHKQGVVDAGHDLETTSYPLWTLDRDKVTELAERGGCVAPTGPAGSMLMFSSLLVHASPPNISPFGRTIVYLSLCHVDNHIRAFNRAEWIAHRDFTPIEALADDCLDELVAKRQQAAE; this is encoded by the coding sequence ATGCGCTTGACCGAAGAGGAACTGAAACGTTTCGACGAGGACGGCTATCTGTTCTTTCCCGGAAAGTTCACGCCGGAGGAAGCGGCCTGCCTCAAGGCCGAGGCCGAGGCCGTCTATGCGCTCGACCGCGAAGAGGTCTGGCGCGAGTCCAACGGCGTCGCCCGCACGGCCTTCGCCGCCCATAAATACAACGAGGCGTTCCGCCGACTGGGCGCCCATCCGCGCATGATCGAGCCGGTCACCCAGGTTCTCGACGGGCCGGTCTACATGCATCAGTACAAGGTCAACGCCAAGGCGGCCTTCGACGGTGCCGTGTGGCAATGGCATCAGGACTACGGCACCTGGAAGCGCGACGACGACATGCCCGAACCGCGCGCCATGAACATCGCCGTGTTCCTGGACGACGTGACGGCGGCCAACGGGCCGCTCTTGTTCATTCCCGGCAGCCACAAGCAGGGGGTGGTCGACGCCGGCCACGATCTGGAGACGACCAGCTATCCGCTGTGGACCCTGGACCGGGACAAGGTCACCGAACTGGCCGAACGCGGCGGCTGCGTCGCGCCGACCGGCCCGGCCGGCAGCATGCTGATGTTCTCGTCGCTGCTGGTCCATGCCAGCCCGCCCAACATCTCGCCGTTCGGGCGGACGATCGTTTATCTGTCGCTGTGCCATGTCGACAACCACATCCGCGCCTTCAACCGGGCGGAGTGGATCGCGCACCGCGATTTCACCCCCATCGAAGCCCTGGCAGACGACTGCCTGGACGAACTGGTCGCCAAGCGTCAGCAAGCAGCGGAGTAA
- a CDS encoding GntR family transcriptional regulator: MQQLKLKSDLTKQALESIRAAILSGELPPCAPVAQEEMAERLGVSRQPVSRALVLLKQEGLIVARGRKGYMVAPVDADRLRALYQVRGALDRLAARLAAAQDDPQGTRRRMFDKLMADGRDAVARGSIARLVAADVAFHQALYALAGNPEIAATAEGAWPHMVRAMRMVLEDTSRHGAIWADHGAIADAVMAGDVDAAGDLAARHVELAGEATYRRLKNLDPGQQTPGTTSKTSIGG; the protein is encoded by the coding sequence ATGCAACAACTTAAACTTAAATCAGATCTGACGAAGCAGGCGCTCGAGTCCATTCGCGCGGCCATTCTGTCCGGCGAGCTGCCACCCTGCGCGCCGGTCGCCCAGGAGGAAATGGCCGAGCGTCTGGGCGTCAGCCGCCAGCCGGTCAGCCGCGCCCTGGTCCTGCTCAAGCAGGAAGGACTGATCGTCGCGCGCGGGCGCAAGGGCTACATGGTGGCGCCCGTCGATGCGGACCGCCTGCGGGCCCTCTATCAGGTGCGGGGCGCCCTGGACCGTCTGGCGGCCCGTCTGGCCGCCGCCCAGGACGATCCCCAGGGCACGCGCCGGCGCATGTTCGACAAGCTGATGGCCGACGGCCGCGACGCCGTGGCGCGGGGCAGCATCGCCCGGCTGGTCGCCGCCGATGTCGCGTTTCATCAGGCGCTGTATGCCCTGGCGGGCAATCCGGAAATCGCCGCGACGGCGGAAGGGGCGTGGCCGCATATGGTGCGGGCCATGCGCATGGTGCTCGAGGACACCAGCCGCCACGGCGCCATCTGGGCTGATCACGGCGCGATCGCCGATGCCGTCATGGCCGGCGACGTCGACGCCGCCGGCGACCTGGCGGCGCGGCATGTGGAATTAGCGGGCGAGGCGACCTATCGCCGGCTCAAGAACCTGGACCCGGGGCAACAGACCCCCGGAACGACAAGCAAGACATCAATCGGAGGATGA
- a CDS encoding tetratricopeptide repeat protein, with protein MNRQERRRQKKLAETADRLSPKGRARLTAGVQAYHAGRFSEAEEAFTKVLAERPREVQALHLLGLIEYRTGRLEQAADHLVAASMVDGEDPAIHANLAAVLNLCGRGAEAEAASRHVLELRPDNAEAYNNLAVAMELQDRIDEAEACGKRAVELDPKHLEAHINLGNLYFRKGALAEAAAMYRRAAEIDPANPMAPGNLGVVLRRLGDLTGAEDFCRKALSLRPDYPEGFNALGNVLMARGDILGALDAFRAALTHREGYLEARANLAGALFKSGDLERAEDAYRDTVARFDRFAGAWSGLGTVLLAKGDTAGAEDAFLRAVEAHQGLGDAWVNLAAAGALTEDHETQLAELLETAPENDQTAQLLFALGAAKDRRGDQAGAFDAFTKANAMRRRLLDGAGLGFDAARLDRWVDTIIATFDREFLARAKGWGDASEAPVLVVGMPRSGTTLAEQIISSHGQGAGAGELDALSRLLPDYPEGVADLDAGRAGTLAADYLKCLGAGRHEALRIVDKTPFNIFLLGLAQMLLPGARVVHCVRDAKDTALSCYFTNFVQGLAWSTDLADIARMQAAQDRVMAHWREILDLPVHELRYEDLIADQEGQSRALIDFLGLDWDPACLDFHRSGNAVLTASNWQVRQPLYKNAVGRAAAYQAFLGDLA; from the coding sequence GTGAACCGACAGGAACGGCGCCGGCAGAAGAAGCTTGCGGAGACGGCAGACCGTCTTTCGCCCAAGGGCCGCGCGCGCCTGACCGCCGGGGTTCAGGCCTATCACGCGGGCCGCTTCAGCGAGGCCGAGGAGGCCTTCACCAAGGTCCTGGCCGAACGCCCGCGCGAGGTCCAGGCGCTGCATCTTCTGGGTCTGATCGAATATCGCACGGGCCGCCTGGAGCAGGCGGCGGATCATCTGGTCGCGGCCTCCATGGTCGATGGCGAGGATCCGGCGATCCACGCCAATCTGGCCGCCGTCCTCAACCTGTGCGGCCGCGGTGCCGAGGCCGAGGCGGCGTCCCGTCATGTCCTGGAACTGCGCCCCGACAACGCCGAGGCCTACAACAACCTGGCCGTGGCCATGGAACTTCAGGACCGCATCGACGAGGCCGAGGCCTGCGGCAAACGGGCGGTCGAACTCGACCCCAAGCATCTGGAAGCCCACATCAATCTGGGCAATCTCTATTTCCGCAAGGGCGCCCTGGCCGAGGCGGCGGCGATGTACCGCCGCGCCGCCGAAATCGACCCGGCCAATCCCATGGCGCCCGGCAACCTGGGCGTCGTGCTGCGCCGCCTGGGCGATCTGACGGGGGCCGAGGACTTCTGCCGCAAGGCGCTGAGTCTCCGGCCAGACTATCCCGAGGGGTTCAACGCGCTCGGCAACGTGCTGATGGCGCGGGGCGACATTCTGGGGGCGCTCGACGCCTTCCGCGCCGCGCTGACCCACCGCGAAGGGTATCTGGAGGCACGGGCCAATCTGGCGGGGGCGCTGTTCAAGTCCGGCGATCTGGAGCGGGCGGAAGACGCCTACCGCGACACCGTCGCGCGCTTCGACCGTTTCGCAGGCGCCTGGTCGGGCCTGGGCACGGTGCTGTTGGCCAAGGGCGACACGGCGGGTGCCGAGGACGCGTTCCTGCGTGCCGTCGAGGCCCATCAGGGCTTGGGCGACGCCTGGGTCAACCTGGCCGCCGCCGGGGCCTTGACGGAAGATCATGAAACCCAGCTGGCGGAACTGTTGGAAACCGCGCCGGAAAACGATCAGACGGCGCAGCTTCTGTTCGCCCTGGGGGCAGCCAAGGATCGGCGCGGCGACCAGGCCGGCGCGTTCGACGCCTTCACCAAGGCCAACGCCATGCGCCGCCGCCTGCTGGATGGGGCGGGGCTGGGTTTCGACGCGGCGCGGCTGGACCGCTGGGTCGATACGATCATCGCGACCTTCGACAGGGAGTTCCTGGCCCGGGCCAAGGGCTGGGGCGATGCGTCGGAGGCCCCGGTTCTGGTTGTCGGCATGCCGCGTTCGGGCACGACCCTGGCCGAACAGATCATTTCCAGCCACGGGCAGGGGGCCGGGGCCGGGGAACTGGACGCCCTGTCGCGGCTGCTGCCCGATTATCCCGAGGGCGTGGCCGACCTGGACGCCGGCCGGGCGGGCACCCTGGCGGCGGACTATCTGAAATGTCTGGGGGCGGGACGGCATGAGGCCTTGCGGATCGTCGACAAGACGCCCTTCAACATCTTCCTGCTGGGGCTGGCGCAGATGCTGTTGCCGGGGGCGCGCGTCGTCCATTGCGTGCGCGACGCCAAGGACACGGCCCTGTCCTGCTACTTCACCAATTTCGTCCAGGGCCTGGCCTGGTCAACGGACCTTGCCGACATCGCCCGCATGCAGGCGGCCCAGGACCGCGTCATGGCCCATTGGCGGGAAATTCTGGACCTGCCGGTCCACGAACTCCGCTACGAGGATCTGATCGCCGACCAGGAAGGGCAAAGCCGCGCGCTGATCGATTTCCTGGGCCTGGATTGGGATCCGGCCTGTCTTGATTTCCACAGGTCCGGGAACGCCGTGCTGACGGCCTCCAACTGGCAGGTGCGCCAGCCGCTCTATAAAAACGCGGTCGGGCGGGCGGCGGCCTATCAGGCGTTTCTCGGCGACCTCGCGTAA
- a CDS encoding orotate phosphoribosyltransferase: protein MTAAMTPAQETAKLLLDIKAVNFRPQEPYMFTSGWASPVYIDCRWVISFTEARRRIIELGVEMLRRDAGLDDVDAVAGGETAGIPYAAWISEAASKPMLYVRKKPKGFGRDAQIEGNLVEGSKVLLVEDLASDGASKLNFVHAIRNAGAECTDAFVVFFYGVFKGALETLEKEGVTLRYLATWKDVLQVAEDGGYFDAETIAGVRAFLDDPEKWSLAHGGRGYDD from the coding sequence ATGACCGCCGCCATGACCCCAGCCCAGGAAACCGCGAAACTTCTGCTCGACATCAAGGCCGTGAACTTCCGCCCGCAGGAGCCCTACATGTTCACCTCGGGCTGGGCGAGCCCGGTTTATATCGACTGCCGCTGGGTCATTTCCTTCACCGAGGCGCGGCGCCGGATCATCGAACTGGGGGTCGAGATGCTGCGCCGCGACGCGGGTCTGGACGATGTCGACGCCGTCGCCGGTGGCGAGACCGCGGGCATTCCCTATGCCGCCTGGATTTCCGAGGCCGCCTCCAAGCCCATGCTCTACGTGCGTAAGAAGCCCAAGGGCTTCGGCCGCGACGCCCAGATCGAGGGCAATCTGGTCGAGGGCTCCAAGGTGCTGCTGGTCGAGGATCTGGCGTCGGACGGCGCGTCCAAGCTGAATTTCGTCCATGCCATCCGCAATGCCGGGGCCGAATGCACGGACGCCTTCGTCGTGTTCTTCTACGGCGTGTTCAAGGGGGCGCTGGAGACCCTGGAGAAAGAAGGCGTGACGCTGCGCTATCTCGCGACCTGGAAAGATGTGTTGCAGGTGGCCGAGGATGGCGGATACTTCGATGCGGAAACCATCGCCGGGGTGCGCGCGTTCCTTGACGATCCGGAAAAATGGTCCCTGGCCCACGGCGGACGCGGCTACGACGACTGA